The following proteins come from a genomic window of Crassostrea angulata isolate pt1a10 chromosome 1, ASM2561291v2, whole genome shotgun sequence:
- the LOC128165604 gene encoding uncharacterized protein LOC128165604, with protein MEGNGQGEDIVAAASPKYELVFEGITVSIGEKIILQNVSGTAQSGKLLAIMGQSSAGKSTLLDTLAGRMSLTSGAITLNQQPVGKKDKRQICYVLQQDIFFPNLTLRETLKFAAMLRISDKVSYDDKMKQLDEVIDALGLKNCLDTMIGGDMMPGLSGGERKRANIACEILTDPVILLLDEPLTGLDASTAQTFVQLLKSYAASHDKIVILTVHQPSSKLFFSFDSLLLMCEGQNAYYGATNNMVEYFDAIGITIAEGFNPADFILEKMKSCTDTQQKILEAAREVRSREDWPLKDRSSSVVYDDPASPTMLKTIQFRDKSSSFFVKFSKKKKAKSDEEEPGSIHASLMDLDEISQQPDIRTKKWPTGFFVQYKYLTIRTFQLAKSRHLDPTKLVENAVVCLLFTLIWFQLPRVEETVRDRMGAIFFIAIHWGFIPLFDAVASFPMERVVINKERAAGWYRLSAYYCAKMTSELPLTLLQPLFFVVVTYWAIGLNGITSFFATIGTVFINSIAGQSIGLFLGIVNTEMRQAITVTILIEMIIMLLGGLFTRNLPFWLDWMKYLSFLFYSYNCLVYLEFKDGPPLLCRGQNGSRSAYPVCHVDNNTMIPSPQVLEHHQISWEFWQYMLPLFGYIVVFRCLGYIWLRFVQKPH; from the exons ATGGAGGGCAATGGTCAGGGAGAGGATATTGTAGCTGCAGCTTCTCCCAAATATGAACTGGTTTTTGAAGGCATCACTGTATCCATTGGGGAGAAGATCATACTCCAAAATGTCTCTGGGACGGCCCAGTCAGGAAAACTACTGGCAATCATGGGACAAAGca GTGCTGGTAAATCAACATTACTGGACACTTTGGCTGGAAGAATGAGTCTTacttcaggggcaataactctgaaCCAGCAGCCAGTTGGAAAGAAAGACAAACGACAAATATGTTATGTCCTTCAACAAGATATATTTTTCCCAAATCTGACTTTAAGAGAAACATtgaag TTTGCTGCCATGCTGCGAATATCAGACAAAGTTAGTTATGATGACAAAATGAAACAGCTGGATGAGGTCATTGATGCCTTGGGTCTGAAGAATTGTCTCGATACAA TGATAGGTGGCGATATGATGCCCGGGCTGTCAGGGGGCGAGAGGAAGAGAGCTAACATTGCCTGTGAGATCCTCACTGACCCTGTCATCTTGTTACTTGAT GAACCTCTGACAGGATTGGACGCCAGTACAGCGCAAACTTTTGTACAGCTTCTAAAATCTTACGCAGCTTCTCATGACAAGATTGTCATCCTGACAGTCCACCAACCCTCCTCTAAGCTGTTCTTCTCGTTTGACAGTCTTTTGTTGATGTGTGAAGGCCAG AATGCTTACTATGGTGCTACCAACAATATGGTGGAATATTTTGATGCAATAGGAATCACAATAGCAGAAGGTTTCAATCCAGctgattttattt TGGAGAAGATGAAAAGCTGTACAGATACTCAACAGAAGATATTGGAAGCTGCGAGGGAAGTCAG ATCAAGAGAAGACTGGCCACTCAAAGATCGCTCTAGCTCTGTGGTGTATGATGATCCAGCATCTCCAACGATGTTAAAAACAATACAGTTTAGGGATAAAAGTTCCTCATTCTTTGtcaaattttccaaaaagaaGAAGGCAAAGTCAGATGAAGAAG AACCAGGAAGCATTCATGCCAGTTTAATGGATCTTGATGAGATATCACAACAACCAGATATCAGGACCAAAAAGTGGCCCACAGGGTTCTTTGTTCAGTATAAATACCTCACAATTCGTACATTCCAATTGGCCAAATCCCGACACTTGGACCCGACTAAGCTTGTGGAGAATGCTGTGGTGTGCTTGTTGTTCACACTGATCTGGTTCCAGCTTCCACGTGTGGAGGAAACTGTGAGGGATAGGATGGGTGCT atatttttcattgctattcaCTGGGGATTCATCCCACTGTTTGATGCTGTTGCATCAT TTCCAATGGAGAGAGTGGTTATCAACAAAGAGCGAGCGGCGGGCTGGTACCGACTCTCCGCCTACTACTGTGCCAAGATGACCAGTGAGCTCCCTCTGACCCTGCTTCAGCCATTGTTCTTTGTTGTGGTCACTTACTGGGCAATAGGACTCAATGGAATCACATCATTCTTTGCCACCATTGGGACAGTTTTCATCAACAGCATTGCGGGGCAG AGTATAGGCCTTTTCCTGGGGATTGTGAATACTGAAATGAGACAGGCGATTACAGTGACTATCCTGATAGAGATGATCATCATGTTACTAG GGGGATTATTTACAAGAAATCTGCCATTCTGGTTGGACTGGATGAAATATCTCTCCTTTCTATTTTATTCCTACAACTGTCTCGTGTATCTCGAGTTCAAAGATGGACCTCCTCTACT GTGTAGGGGTCAAAATGGGAGTAGGTCGGCGTACCCTGTCTGCCATGTGGACAACAACACCATGATCCCCTCCCCCCAGGTCTTGGAGCACCACCAGATCTCCTGGGAGTTCTGGCAGTACATGCTACCATTGTTTGGCTACATCGTGGTGTTTCGCTGTCTGGGCTACATCTGGCTCCGATTTGTACAGAAACCTCACTAA